From Bacteriovorax sp. BAL6_X, the proteins below share one genomic window:
- a CDS encoding aspartate carbamoyltransferase catalytic subunit — MIGFPSILEGIEDLNREQVEQLLHRAQELKLGSPARLPLKRKISVATSFLENSTRTKLSFEMAIKKLEGIHINFDAEKSSLKKGESLEQTLLTLFYQGIDICIVRTTETRLLEQFKDYPPIKIINGGDGTNQHPTQALLDLFTLKEYFKGELAAKKICIIGDCTHSRVTHSLMDLLPLFGMQITLCGPKEFMPSHLPSNDLIKVSDDLEETLKNSDAIYLLRIQNERHEESFDMSTYNQRWGINVERLLSIGKVVPIFHPGPANIGIEVDSEIVNSDLWMAHKQVENSIYIRMAIIEAMITNGDTKIGARYNKISALKGLTENDESKFR, encoded by the coding sequence ATGATTGGATTTCCATCTATTCTAGAAGGAATAGAAGATTTAAACCGCGAGCAAGTTGAGCAACTCCTCCACCGCGCCCAGGAACTTAAATTAGGTTCCCCGGCCAGACTTCCCCTTAAAAGAAAAATTTCAGTCGCAACATCTTTTCTTGAGAATTCTACTAGAACAAAATTATCATTTGAAATGGCCATCAAAAAGCTTGAAGGAATTCATATCAATTTTGACGCTGAGAAATCATCACTAAAAAAAGGTGAATCTCTGGAGCAGACACTACTAACTCTCTTCTATCAAGGAATTGATATTTGTATTGTACGTACGACAGAAACAAGACTACTTGAACAGTTTAAGGATTACCCACCGATTAAAATCATTAATGGTGGAGATGGAACAAACCAACACCCGACACAGGCACTCTTAGACCTATTTACTCTCAAAGAATACTTCAAAGGTGAGCTGGCCGCAAAGAAGATCTGTATTATTGGTGACTGCACACACTCAAGAGTAACTCACTCCCTGATGGATTTGTTACCATTATTTGGAATGCAGATAACACTTTGCGGGCCTAAAGAATTTATGCCATCACACTTACCTTCAAATGACCTTATCAAAGTAAGTGATGATCTCGAAGAAACCTTAAAAAACTCAGATGCAATTTATCTGCTTAGAATTCAAAATGAACGACATGAAGAAAGTTTTGATATGTCGACATATAACCAGCGATGGGGAATAAATGTAGAACGTCTCCTTAGCATAGGAAAGGTTGTACCTATCTTCCATCCAGGACCTGCTAATATTGGGATTGAAGTAGATAGCGAGATTGTTAATTCAGATCTATGGATGGCCCATAAACAAGTAGAAAATTCCATTTATATTCGCATGGCAATAATCGAGGCCATGATAACTAATGGCGACACTAAAATCGGTGCTCGCTATAATAAAATCTCTGCACTAAAAGGACTGACGGAAAATGACGAAAGCAAATTTAGATAG